One segment of Tamlana crocina DNA contains the following:
- a CDS encoding DUF2853 family protein: protein MSKRDELIAKYAEDLKEKCGVSADMDLLTKVTIGCGPSIYNADAATVSGSDESELETVKKNFLIKKLGLKDGPELDKGIDSVMETYGKSNRNKYRAVVYYLLTKHFKKESVY from the coding sequence ATGAGTAAAAGAGACGAGCTTATTGCAAAATATGCTGAAGATTTAAAAGAAAAGTGCGGCGTTAGCGCAGACATGGATTTGTTAACGAAAGTTACCATTGGTTGTGGGCCTTCAATTTATAACGCCGATGCAGCCACGGTTTCTGGATCGGACGAGTCGGAATTAGAAACTGTAAAAAAGAACTTTTTAATTAAAAAATTAGGATTAAAGGATGGCCCTGAGTTAGATAAGGGTATTGATTCCGTAATGGAAACCTACGGAAAATCCAACCGCAATAAGTATCGAGCCGTGGTGTATTATTTATTGACCAAACATTTTAAGAAAGAGTCGGTATATTAA
- a CDS encoding PaaI family thioesterase produces the protein MKLSKEAVLEQANKVCKNTLMETLNIEMIDFGKDFLVARMPVNSRVYQPDGVLHGGATAALAESVGSFASNIFLDSDKFFVRGIEITANHVKSVKDGYVYAKATFLHKGRTTQLLDIRVTDDEDNLISICKLSTISLPKK, from the coding sequence ATGAAGTTATCAAAAGAAGCCGTTTTGGAACAAGCCAACAAAGTGTGCAAAAACACGTTGATGGAAACCTTAAATATTGAAATGATTGATTTTGGAAAAGATTTTCTAGTGGCCCGTATGCCCGTTAATTCGCGAGTGTACCAGCCCGATGGGGTTTTGCACGGCGGCGCTACGGCAGCTTTGGCCGAAAGTGTGGGGAGTTTTGCTTCAAATATTTTTCTGGATTCCGACAAGTTTTTTGTGCGCGGTATAGAAATTACTGCCAACCATGTTAAAAGCGTAAAAGATGGATACGTTTATGCCAAAGCGACCTTTTTGCACAAAGGGCGTACCACCCAATTGTTGGATATTCGGGTAACTGACGATGAAGATAATCTTATTTCTATCTGTAAACTATCCACCATTTCCCTGCCTAAAAAATAA
- the nhaC gene encoding Na+/H+ antiporter NhaC translates to MDSQNIKTSEPKNQYIIENKELNIWEALIPVFALVGMLFYNVFFVYGDDALSGSNQFILLLGAAVAALVGFFNKVSFEQMLEEVAENIKSTVGAILILLMVGALAGSWLISGIIPSMIYYGLQILNPTIFLAACVIICAIISVATGSSWTTSATVGIALIGIAKTLDVSVGMTAGAVLSGAYFGDKMSPLSDTTNLAPAMAGGELFSHIRYMALTTVPTVVVTLIVFTIIGLNTNTTGTPDVSDKLIAIDQAFNISPWLFLVPVVVILMIVKKTSPLVALLVGTLLGAVAAIIAQHHIVLSVADAESLTFTSAYKGVMNAITVDASVETSSAELNDLFSSGGMSGMLGTIWLIICAMVFGGIMDAIGALAKISKSILNLFDSVFGLFASTVISCLGLNALASDQYLAIVVPGKMYQKAFQEKGLAPENLSRTLEDSGTVTSVLIPWNTCGAYHSGVLGVPVADYFFYAIFNWLSPFITLIFAAFKIKIKQLIASPKYS, encoded by the coding sequence ATGGATAGCCAAAACATAAAAACCAGCGAACCCAAAAACCAATATATTATTGAAAATAAAGAACTTAACATTTGGGAAGCGCTTATACCGGTTTTTGCTTTGGTGGGCATGTTATTTTACAATGTGTTTTTTGTTTATGGCGACGATGCTTTGAGCGGCAGCAATCAGTTTATTTTATTGCTTGGTGCGGCTGTAGCGGCTCTTGTTGGTTTTTTCAATAAAGTCTCTTTCGAACAAATGCTGGAAGAAGTGGCCGAAAACATAAAATCTACCGTTGGTGCTATTTTAATACTTCTCATGGTGGGGGCTTTGGCCGGCAGTTGGTTAATTAGCGGCATCATTCCTTCCATGATTTATTACGGCTTACAAATATTAAACCCCACTATATTTCTGGCAGCCTGCGTCATTATATGTGCCATTATTTCTGTAGCAACAGGAAGCTCGTGGACCACTTCGGCCACCGTTGGTATTGCCTTAATTGGAATTGCAAAAACCTTGGATGTATCGGTGGGAATGACAGCTGGTGCCGTTTTATCTGGAGCTTATTTTGGAGATAAGATGTCACCTTTAAGTGATACCACAAACTTAGCCCCTGCCATGGCTGGTGGTGAATTGTTTTCGCACATTCGCTATATGGCCTTAACTACAGTACCAACGGTAGTGGTTACGCTTATAGTATTCACCATTATCGGATTAAATACAAACACCACAGGAACACCAGATGTTTCAGATAAATTAATCGCCATAGATCAAGCTTTTAATATTTCACCATGGCTATTTTTAGTACCGGTAGTGGTGATTTTAATGATTGTAAAGAAAACATCGCCCTTAGTTGCGCTATTGGTTGGTACACTTTTGGGAGCCGTGGCTGCAATAATCGCCCAACACCATATCGTTTTATCGGTGGCTGATGCCGAATCCCTAACTTTTACTTCAGCCTACAAAGGTGTTATGAATGCTATAACCGTTGATGCGTCGGTAGAAACGAGTAGTGCAGAGCTCAACGACCTGTTTTCTTCCGGTGGAATGAGCGGTATGTTGGGCACGATTTGGCTGATTATTTGTGCCATGGTTTTTGGCGGCATTATGGACGCCATTGGCGCATTGGCCAAAATAAGTAAATCGATATTGAATTTATTCGATTCGGTATTTGGGCTTTTTGCCAGTACCGTTATAAGTTGCCTTGGTCTGAATGCCTTGGCCAGCGACCAATATTTAGCCATTGTTGTTCCTGGCAAAATGTATCAAAAAGCATTTCAAGAAAAAGGTCTTGCTCCTGAAAACTTGAGTAGAACCCTTGAAGATTCCGGTACAGTTACATCGGTGCTTATACCTTGGAATACTTGCGGAGCCTACCATTCGGGCGTACTTGGGGTACCCGTTGCCGACTATTTTTTCTACGCCATCTTCAACTGGTTAAGCCCTTTTATAACTTTAATATTCGCTGCTTTTAAAATTAAAATTAAGCAACTTATCGCTTCTCCAAAATATTCATAA
- a CDS encoding CPBP family intramembrane glutamic endopeptidase, whose translation MHSAQIKTIEFFAIFIATPISFAFGYPVWLKLSVGVLGFAYVVFVLLKVEKERFRLSKSINWKRFWKETAVTFLLIAGISVIYVWATNRDALFDVMLNKPSLWLLLLFIYCVFSVYPQEVLYRTFFFKRYEPFFSSKWMAIFTNALVFSLGHLFFKNPLVLFITFVGGLLFAHSFYKTQSTLLVSIQHAIYGSWLFTVGMGGILGFPV comes from the coding sequence ATGCATTCCGCCCAGATAAAAACCATAGAATTTTTTGCCATTTTTATAGCCACGCCAATAAGTTTTGCATTTGGCTATCCGGTTTGGCTGAAGTTGAGTGTTGGCGTTTTGGGATTTGCTTACGTCGTTTTTGTACTGCTGAAGGTTGAAAAGGAAAGATTCAGACTGTCTAAATCCATAAACTGGAAACGCTTTTGGAAAGAAACGGCCGTTACCTTTTTGCTTATAGCAGGCATTTCGGTTATTTATGTTTGGGCAACCAATCGCGATGCCCTTTTTGATGTGATGCTGAATAAACCGAGTTTATGGCTTTTACTGTTGTTTATTTACTGTGTGTTTTCGGTTTATCCGCAAGAGGTGCTTTACAGAACGTTTTTCTTCAAGCGGTACGAGCCATTTTTCAGTAGTAAATGGATGGCTATTTTTACCAATGCTCTGGTTTTTTCGTTGGGGCATTTGTTTTTCAAAAATCCGTTGGTGTTGTTTATAACCTTTGTAGGCGGGTTGCTGTTTGCGCATAGTTTCTATAAAACCCAATCTACACTTTTGGTTTCCATCCAGCATGCCATTTACGGCAGTTGGCTATTTACGGTTGGCATGGGCGGTATTTTAGGATTTCCTGTGTGA
- a CDS encoding Lrp/AsnC family transcriptional regulator, with translation MIFDATDKKLLEYLQTDSKQTNKELSVKLNLSVTAIYERIKKLEREGFIEGYTVLLNKEKINKNFMVFCHVKLVQHSQEHVMSFEREVAKLNEVLECHHVSGDYDYLLRVLVADMPAFRKFIVEKLTTISYIGSTHSMFVINKVKHTTVIKF, from the coding sequence ATGATATTTGATGCCACCGATAAAAAACTGTTAGAGTATTTGCAAACCGACAGCAAACAGACCAACAAAGAGCTTTCGGTTAAATTGAATCTTTCCGTCACCGCCATTTACGAGCGTATTAAAAAACTGGAACGGGAAGGTTTTATTGAAGGTTACACCGTGTTGCTCAACAAAGAAAAGATTAATAAAAATTTTATGGTATTTTGCCATGTAAAATTGGTGCAGCATAGCCAAGAACACGTTATGAGTTTTGAGCGTGAAGTCGCCAAGCTCAATGAAGTTTTGGAGTGCCACCACGTTAGTGGGGATTACGATTATTTATTGCGGGTTTTGGTAGCCGATATGCCCGCTTTTCGCAAGTTTATAGTTGAAAAATTGACTACCATTAGCTATATTGGCAGTACGCACAGCATGTTTGTCATCAATAAAGTAAAACATACTACGGTTATTAAGTTTTAA
- a CDS encoding S1-like domain-containing RNA-binding protein, protein MIRLGEINTMEILRETDHGVYLIDKDDEEVLLPNRYVPESFKIWDELEVFVYLDNEERPVATTDRPYIMKGDFALLRCNQVTEYGAFLDWGMVKELFCPFKEQAFKMKPGGWYLVYCYLDEKTNRLVASSKTNRFLDNKKLTVKEFDVVDLIVSHPSDMGMNVIVNKTHTGLVYKNNIFKDLSVGDKLKGIVKKIRSGNKLDITLEQVGYRNIEPNAEKVLQELQDNGGYLDLTDKSSPEEIKEVLKMSKKNFKKAIGSLYKQRKIELEKDGIRLV, encoded by the coding sequence ATGATTAGATTAGGCGAAATAAATACCATGGAAATACTTCGTGAAACGGACCACGGGGTGTATTTGATTGATAAGGATGATGAAGAAGTGTTGCTTCCAAACCGCTACGTCCCCGAAAGTTTTAAAATTTGGGACGAGCTGGAAGTTTTTGTCTATTTAGATAATGAAGAGCGCCCAGTAGCTACTACCGACAGGCCTTACATCATGAAAGGCGATTTTGCATTGTTGCGCTGCAATCAAGTTACAGAATACGGCGCTTTTTTGGATTGGGGTATGGTAAAGGAATTGTTTTGTCCGTTTAAAGAGCAGGCCTTTAAAATGAAACCTGGAGGTTGGTATTTGGTATATTGTTATTTGGACGAAAAAACCAATAGGTTGGTGGCTTCGAGCAAAACCAATCGGTTTTTGGATAATAAAAAATTGACCGTAAAGGAATTTGACGTAGTTGATTTAATTGTGTCGCATCCGTCGGATATGGGCATGAATGTTATTGTCAACAAAACGCACACAGGCTTAGTTTACAAAAACAATATTTTCAAGGATTTAAGTGTTGGTGATAAATTGAAAGGTATTGTTAAAAAAATCCGATCAGGAAACAAACTCGATATTACTTTAGAGCAAGTAGGCTACCGAAATATAGAGCCCAATGCCGAAAAGGTTTTACAGGAACTTCAAGACAATGGGGGCTATTTGGATTTAACCGATAAATCGTCACCCGAGGAGATTAAGGAAGTTTTGAAAATGAGCAAAAAGAACTTCAAAAAAGCTATCGGGAGTTTATACAAACAACGCAAAATAGAATTAGAAAAGGATGGTATTCGTCTAGTTTAA
- a CDS encoding chorismate-binding protein, producing MIQAEFFKRIVTQYQSNLPFVAYRKPNRQEVNAFIQQTDDLFFSEDYSETGFVFAPFDDAEKSVLMPLGHSEVLKSTYEVSEENRITEVIGVSDASEKENHIDLVKKGINAIENDVFKKVVLSRSETARLSEHNPIAIFKRLLNTYPSAFVYCWFHPKLGLWLGATPETLIKIEGAQFSIMALAGTQNYNGTLDVNWQEKEKQEQQYVTDFITENLKPAVERLTVSDTETVKAGNLVHLKTMISARLKTDVALKQVIDALHPTPAVCGLPKLVAKQFILEHENYNRSFYTGFLGELNMEKTAKPRSGKRNIENRAYAIAKKSTQLYVNLRCMQIKDKNAIIYVGGGITESSNPESEWQETVQKSLVMKNIL from the coding sequence ATGATTCAAGCTGAGTTTTTTAAGCGTATCGTAACCCAATACCAATCCAATCTTCCTTTTGTAGCTTACCGAAAACCCAATAGGCAAGAGGTAAATGCTTTTATCCAGCAAACGGACGATTTGTTTTTTTCTGAAGATTATTCCGAAACGGGGTTTGTGTTCGCACCGTTTGATGACGCAGAAAAATCGGTGTTGATGCCGTTGGGGCATTCCGAAGTTTTAAAGTCGACTTATGAGGTTTCCGAGGAAAATAGAATCACTGAAGTTATTGGTGTTTCCGATGCATCGGAAAAGGAAAACCACATCGATTTAGTAAAAAAAGGGATTAATGCCATTGAAAACGATGTGTTTAAAAAAGTGGTGCTTTCAAGAAGTGAAACGGCACGGCTTTCAGAACACAATCCCATTGCCATTTTTAAAAGGCTGTTGAACACGTATCCATCGGCATTTGTGTACTGCTGGTTTCATCCCAAATTGGGGTTGTGGTTGGGCGCAACGCCCGAAACTCTAATAAAGATTGAAGGTGCGCAGTTTTCAATCATGGCGCTTGCCGGAACGCAAAACTATAACGGCACGCTCGACGTCAATTGGCAAGAAAAGGAAAAGCAGGAGCAGCAATACGTTACCGATTTTATTACCGAAAATTTAAAACCCGCTGTGGAACGCTTAACGGTATCGGATACCGAAACAGTAAAGGCGGGCAATTTGGTGCATTTAAAAACTATGATTTCGGCACGTTTAAAAACTGATGTGGCGTTAAAACAAGTCATTGATGCATTGCATCCCACACCTGCTGTTTGTGGTTTGCCTAAACTGGTAGCTAAACAGTTCATTTTAGAACATGAAAACTACAATCGGTCTTTTTATACGGGTTTTTTAGGCGAACTCAATATGGAAAAAACAGCCAAACCACGCTCTGGAAAACGCAACATAGAAAATAGGGCGTACGCCATAGCTAAAAAAAGTACGCAGCTTTATGTGAATTTACGGTGCATGCAAATAAAAGACAAAAACGCTATAATTTACGTTGGAGGTGGCATTACCGAAAGCTCCAATCCAGAAAGTGAGTGGCAGGAAACCGTACAGAAATCCTTAGTGATGAAAAACATTTTATAA
- a CDS encoding aminotransferase class I/II-fold pyridoxal phosphate-dependent enzyme, with amino-acid sequence MNFKPANQIQDLQYFGEFGGVNPSISDSSTYTFLSAKTMFDTFEGNADGCYLYSRHSSPSNLYLGQALAAMEGTETACVFASGMGAITATMLQLCGADDHVVSSRTIYGGTYAFFKNFAPRFRIETTFVDIMNLHQVEAVITPKTKVLYCESVSNPLLEVADIKALAKLAKKHDLKLVVDNTFSPLSISPAVLGADVTIHSLTKFINGSSDTVGGVVCGTQHFIDELRNVNNGASMLLGSTMDSLRAASVLKNLRTLHIRMQQHSKNALFLAEKFENDGLKTVYPGLKSHPSHNLFKQMMNAEYGYGAMLTIDVGSLEKANQLMELMQHKNLGYLAVSLGFYKTLFSAPGSSTSSEIPEHEQKAMGLSDGLIRFSIGLDADIERTYAKMNHCMKSLKIL; translated from the coding sequence ATGAACTTTAAACCGGCAAATCAAATACAGGATCTACAATACTTTGGCGAATTTGGAGGCGTTAACCCATCCATTTCCGATTCATCCACCTATACCTTTTTATCGGCCAAAACCATGTTCGATACTTTTGAAGGCAATGCCGATGGTTGCTATTTGTACTCGCGGCACTCGTCGCCTTCAAATTTATATTTGGGTCAGGCTTTGGCGGCCATGGAAGGCACCGAAACAGCCTGTGTATTTGCTTCGGGCATGGGCGCGATTACCGCTACCATGCTGCAACTTTGCGGAGCGGACGACCATGTAGTTTCCAGCCGAACCATTTACGGTGGCACTTATGCCTTTTTTAAAAATTTTGCTCCGCGTTTTCGTATCGAAACCACTTTTGTTGACATTATGAATTTGCATCAAGTTGAAGCAGTCATTACCCCAAAAACAAAGGTGCTGTATTGCGAATCGGTAAGCAACCCGTTGTTGGAAGTCGCCGATATTAAAGCCCTTGCCAAACTGGCGAAAAAGCACGATTTAAAATTGGTGGTCGATAATACTTTTTCGCCGCTATCCATTTCTCCTGCGGTTTTGGGCGCCGATGTGACCATTCATAGCTTAACCAAATTTATAAACGGCAGCAGCGATACCGTTGGCGGTGTGGTTTGCGGTACCCAACATTTTATTGACGAACTACGGAATGTAAACAACGGCGCATCCATGCTTTTGGGCTCGACCATGGATAGTTTACGAGCAGCTTCCGTTTTAAAAAACCTAAGAACATTGCATATCCGTATGCAACAGCATAGTAAAAATGCCTTGTTTTTGGCCGAAAAATTTGAAAACGACGGTTTGAAAACCGTGTACCCCGGATTAAAATCGCATCCATCGCACAACCTTTTCAAACAAATGATGAATGCCGAATATGGCTATGGCGCCATGCTCACCATCGATGTGGGTTCGTTGGAAAAAGCCAACCAACTTATGGAACTCATGCAGCACAAAAACTTAGGTTATTTAGCGGTAAGTCTCGGTTTTTATAAAACGCTTTTTAGCGCTCCAGGCAGTTCTACTTCCTCGGAAATCCCTGAGCACGAACAAAAAGCAATGGGCTTGAGCGACGGACTGATACGTTTTTCCATTGGGCTGGATGCCGATATTGAACGTACTTATGCCAAAATGAACCATTGCATGAAAAGCTTAAAAATCCTCTAA
- a CDS encoding histidine kinase: protein MVQTGERLASTASERYLLVYMIAVLVIVSTLIIVFFVVFLKRKNKLLQEKMEQQRAFEAEIAQAQTETQEQTLKNVGWELHDNVGQLLSFANMQLSILKMQVSDDVKEKFKDTTDALKESLAEVRALSKTLNNDVILNNGFEKSITNELNRLKKMKFESAELKIIGEKRPFPNRKHEIIVFRILQEFLSNSVKYSKAKNIEIILDYQPETLRVTATDNGQGFDINDVEKGSGLINMKSRAALINAQLDLKSKPDEGTALSIMYPLG, encoded by the coding sequence ATGGTGCAAACCGGAGAACGATTAGCCAGCACCGCCTCCGAGCGGTATTTATTAGTATATATGATAGCCGTTTTGGTTATTGTAAGTACTTTGATTATCGTGTTTTTTGTGGTGTTTTTAAAACGGAAAAACAAACTGCTACAAGAAAAAATGGAACAACAGCGTGCTTTTGAGGCCGAAATAGCCCAAGCCCAAACCGAAACCCAAGAACAAACCCTAAAGAATGTTGGGTGGGAGTTGCACGATAACGTAGGGCAATTGCTGTCGTTTGCCAATATGCAGCTCAGCATTTTAAAAATGCAGGTTTCGGATGATGTAAAGGAAAAGTTTAAGGACACCACCGATGCCCTAAAGGAAAGTTTGGCCGAAGTGCGGGCGCTTTCAAAAACGTTGAATAACGATGTGATTTTAAATAATGGTTTTGAAAAATCAATCACCAATGAATTAAACCGATTGAAGAAGATGAAATTTGAGTCGGCCGAATTGAAAATCATTGGTGAAAAAAGACCTTTTCCGAATCGAAAACACGAAATTATTGTATTCAGGATTCTTCAGGAGTTTTTATCGAATTCCGTAAAATATTCCAAAGCCAAAAACATCGAAATCATTTTGGATTACCAACCCGAAACCTTGCGTGTTACCGCAACCGACAACGGCCAAGGCTTTGATATTAACGATGTTGAAAAAGGCTCGGGGTTAATCAATATGAAAAGCCGTGCCGCTTTAATAAACGCCCAATTAGATTTAAAATCGAAACCTGACGAGGGCACGGCGCTTTCCATTATGTATCCGTTGGGTTAA
- the menD gene encoding 2-succinyl-5-enolpyruvyl-6-hydroxy-3-cyclohexene-1-carboxylic-acid synthase, which translates to MTYPKIPLAQTTVQLCKAKGIKHIVISPGSRNAPLTIGFTNDDFFNCYSIVDERCAAFFALGIAQKLQQPTAVVCTSGSALLNYYPAVAEAFYSDIPLVVLSADRPKHLVGIGDGQTINQKNVFDNHILYSANLKLDLKDEKNVPSHEELPIFKNLENKFERFLGLQKDIQIFNEEEINTAINFALLKRGPVHINIPLDEPLYETTDKLSVNPKPIEENEKELEIEDYVLKSCLEDWNSATKKMILVGVNQPNQIDKKWLDELAQDDSILVFTETTSNLHHSGFFPSIDQIIAPLSSEEQKELQPDILLTFGGLVVSKKIKQFLRKFQPKHHWHIDPKTAYDTYFCLENHIEATPNQFFEAFLPKVTHYVKSGYKTQWTLVKQRRLKRHKTYLEEIPFSDFKVFSRVLKSVPEHSVLQMGNSSAIRYTQLFKLDKTLEVYCNRGTSGIDGSTSTAIGFAVASEKPTVFITGDLSFLYDSNALWNNHIPNNFRIIVINNQGGGIFRILPGHKNTENFDTYFETNHNHTAKHLCDMYGFNYETAHDDEGLKTALSSFYSEGSQPKLLEVFTPKIVNDEVLLRYFEFIK; encoded by the coding sequence ATGACCTATCCAAAAATACCTCTAGCACAAACTACTGTCCAATTGTGCAAAGCCAAAGGCATAAAGCATATTGTAATTTCACCGGGTAGCCGTAATGCGCCATTAACCATTGGGTTTACAAACGACGATTTTTTTAATTGCTACAGCATTGTTGACGAGCGTTGTGCAGCGTTTTTTGCATTGGGCATTGCCCAAAAGTTGCAACAACCCACGGCTGTGGTTTGCACTTCGGGCAGTGCGTTGCTTAATTATTACCCGGCGGTGGCCGAAGCTTTTTATAGCGATATTCCGTTGGTAGTCCTTTCGGCCGATAGGCCAAAACACTTGGTTGGTATTGGCGACGGACAAACCATTAACCAAAAAAATGTGTTTGATAACCATATTTTGTATTCGGCCAATTTAAAGCTCGATTTAAAGGATGAAAAGAATGTGCCTAGCCACGAGGAATTGCCTATTTTCAAAAATCTGGAAAATAAATTCGAGCGGTTTTTGGGCCTTCAAAAGGATATCCAAATTTTTAATGAAGAGGAAATCAACACGGCTATTAATTTTGCACTTTTAAAAAGGGGGCCAGTGCATATCAATATTCCGTTGGATGAACCGCTTTATGAAACTACCGATAAACTTTCGGTAAACCCGAAACCCATTGAGGAAAACGAAAAGGAGCTGGAGATTGAAGACTACGTATTAAAATCTTGTTTGGAAGACTGGAATTCGGCCACTAAAAAAATGATTTTGGTTGGGGTAAACCAACCCAACCAGATTGACAAAAAATGGCTGGACGAGTTGGCGCAAGACGATAGTATTTTGGTTTTTACTGAAACCACATCCAATTTGCACCACTCCGGTTTTTTTCCCAGTATAGACCAGATTATCGCACCGCTTTCCTCTGAAGAACAAAAGGAATTACAACCCGATATCTTGCTCACTTTTGGCGGTTTGGTGGTATCAAAAAAAATAAAGCAGTTTTTGCGGAAGTTCCAGCCCAAACACCATTGGCACATAGACCCCAAAACGGCATATGACACATATTTTTGTTTAGAAAATCATATTGAAGCGACGCCAAATCAGTTTTTTGAAGCCTTTTTACCTAAGGTGACGCATTATGTAAAAAGTGGCTATAAAACCCAATGGACGTTGGTAAAGCAACGCAGATTAAAACGGCACAAAACCTATTTGGAGGAAATTCCGTTTTCAGATTTTAAGGTATTTAGTAGAGTGTTGAAGTCTGTTCCGGAACATTCGGTGCTGCAAATGGGCAATAGTTCGGCTATTCGTTACACGCAGTTGTTCAAACTCGATAAAACTTTAGAGGTGTATTGCAATCGAGGCACTAGTGGTATTGATGGTAGTACATCAACCGCTATTGGGTTTGCCGTAGCTAGTGAAAAACCGACTGTTTTCATCACTGGCGATTTAAGTTTTTTGTATGACAGTAATGCCCTTTGGAACAATCATATTCCGAATAATTTTAGAATCATCGTGATAAACAATCAGGGTGGTGGTATTTTCAGAATTTTGCCCGGGCATAAAAACACCGAAAATTTCGATACCTATTTTGAAACCAACCACAATCATACCGCAAAACACCTTTGCGATATGTATGGTTTTAATTATGAAACTGCCCACGACGATGAAGGCTTAAAAACAGCCTTAAGCTCATTTTATAGTGAAGGCAGTCAGCCAAAATTGCTCGAAGTATTTACGCCCAAAATCGTAAATGACGAGGTGCTTTTAAGATATTTTGAATTTATAAAATAG
- a CDS encoding peroxiredoxin, with the protein MALVGKQFPDLNVDAMNEMGDTFKLNVLETARDNKKKVVLFWYPKDFTFVCPTELHAFQAALPEFEKRNTVVIGASCDTPEVHFAWLNTAKDNGGIEGVTYPIIADSNRNLSSILGILDITNETFDEATGTVQVEGDNVTYRATYIIDEDGVVQHESINNMPLGRNVNEYIRLVDALTHVQEKGEVCPANWEEGKEAMNANAKATAEYLAKN; encoded by the coding sequence ATGGCACTAGTAGGAAAACAATTTCCAGATTTAAATGTTGACGCAATGAACGAAATGGGCGACACTTTTAAATTGAACGTTCTTGAAACCGCAAGAGACAACAAGAAAAAAGTAGTTTTATTTTGGTACCCAAAAGATTTCACTTTTGTATGTCCAACAGAATTGCACGCTTTCCAAGCCGCTTTACCAGAATTCGAAAAACGTAACACAGTGGTAATCGGTGCTTCTTGCGATACTCCAGAAGTTCACTTTGCTTGGTTAAACACTGCTAAAGATAACGGCGGTATTGAAGGTGTAACCTACCCTATTATTGCAGATAGCAACAGAAACTTATCTAGCATTTTAGGTATTTTGGATATTACCAACGAAACTTTTGACGAAGCTACCGGAACTGTACAAGTTGAAGGTGACAATGTAACTTACAGAGCTACTTACATTATTGATGAAGACGGTGTGGTACAGCACGAAAGCATCAACAACATGCCTTTAGGAAGAAATGTAAACGAGTACATCCGTTTGGTTGACGCCCTAACACATGTACAGGAAAAAGGTGAAGTTTGTCCAGCAAACTGGGAAGAAGGTAAAGAGGCTATGAACGCCAATGCTAAAGCTACTGCAGAGTATTTAGCTAAAAACTAA
- a CDS encoding thioredoxin family protein, giving the protein MVKELEKDNLNEIVSSNKTVVVQFSATWCGNCRIMKPKFKKLATENESTSFVIADAEKFPESRKLATVDNLPTFATFKNGAFVNQVQTNKFDVLKDLVNEVTGN; this is encoded by the coding sequence ATGGTTAAAGAATTAGAAAAAGACAATTTAAACGAAATCGTTTCGAGTAATAAAACTGTTGTCGTTCAGTTTTCGGCCACTTGGTGCGGGAATTGCAGAATTATGAAACCGAAATTTAAAAAGTTGGCTACGGAAAATGAAAGTACATCTTTCGTTATTGCTGATGCCGAAAAATTTCCGGAGTCACGAAAATTAGCAACTGTAGATAATCTACCAACATTCGCCACTTTTAAAAATGGTGCGTTTGTTAATCAAGTTCAAACCAATAAGTTTGATGTATTAAAAGATTTAGTAAATGAAGTTACCGGTAATTAA